A DNA window from Paenibacillus andongensis contains the following coding sequences:
- the murD gene encoding UDP-N-acetylmuramoyl-L-alanine--D-glutamate ligase, translating into MKHPRDYRGLEVIILGLARSGVAAAKLFHQKGALVTVNDKKERSACPEADELEALGISVVCGFHPESLVHEGVSLVVKNPGIPYTVEPIRKAEELGIEVVTEVEVAYQFCEAPIIGITGSNGKTTTTTLIGLMLDAAGLSPVVAGNIGRALTEAAPEVTADNWMVVELSSFQLKGTTSFRPTIALLLNVYETHLDYHGSMDDYIASKAKLFTNQTEEDTAILNWDDEVCQSLIPSLKAKLFPFSMKEKLAFGVYFDVETEVIVYANGYGQVQPIMPASEMGIPGSFNVENALAAAAAAITAGVQLDGIADVLRSFQGVEHRLELVRELKGVTFYNNSKATNAAASIKSIEAFNQRVVLIAGGLDRGSDYMELLPTFRERIKGVVTLGQTKEKITHIAELAGISRIETVDTAKDAADAVSQAVKLAWQMSEPGDIVLLSPACASWDMFPSYEDRGRMFKESVHNL; encoded by the coding sequence ATGAAACATCCGCGGGATTATCGTGGACTTGAAGTGATTATTCTGGGCTTGGCTCGCAGCGGTGTCGCTGCGGCTAAGCTTTTTCATCAAAAAGGAGCCTTGGTCACGGTCAATGACAAAAAAGAGCGAAGCGCATGCCCTGAAGCCGATGAATTAGAGGCTCTGGGTATTTCTGTTGTATGCGGCTTTCATCCGGAGTCCTTGGTGCATGAGGGTGTTTCTCTCGTTGTGAAGAACCCGGGAATTCCGTATACGGTAGAGCCGATTCGCAAGGCAGAAGAGCTTGGGATTGAGGTCGTAACTGAGGTTGAGGTTGCTTATCAATTCTGTGAAGCTCCAATTATTGGCATTACAGGCTCTAACGGCAAGACCACAACGACAACATTGATTGGTTTAATGCTGGACGCAGCCGGTTTATCTCCTGTAGTAGCGGGTAATATTGGACGCGCATTAACCGAGGCTGCGCCTGAAGTTACAGCTGATAACTGGATGGTGGTTGAGCTCAGCAGCTTTCAATTGAAAGGTACGACTTCGTTCCGACCCACGATTGCCCTTTTGTTAAATGTGTATGAAACTCATCTGGATTATCATGGTTCCATGGATGACTATATTGCTTCCAAAGCTAAATTATTTACGAATCAAACCGAAGAAGATACGGCAATCCTGAATTGGGATGATGAGGTGTGTCAGTCTTTAATTCCTAGTCTGAAGGCTAAACTGTTCCCTTTTTCTATGAAAGAAAAACTCGCTTTTGGCGTTTACTTTGATGTAGAAACGGAAGTCATTGTTTACGCAAATGGATATGGTCAAGTGCAGCCGATTATGCCGGCAAGTGAAATGGGGATCCCAGGCAGCTTTAACGTCGAAAACGCATTAGCAGCGGCGGCAGCAGCCATTACAGCGGGTGTTCAGCTGGATGGCATAGCAGATGTGCTCAGAAGCTTTCAAGGCGTAGAACACCGTCTGGAGCTCGTAAGAGAGCTGAAGGGTGTGACCTTCTATAACAATTCCAAAGCGACGAATGCAGCGGCTTCGATTAAGTCGATTGAGGCGTTCAACCAGCGGGTTGTTCTAATCGCGGGTGGTTTGGACCGTGGGTCCGATTATATGGAACTTCTTCCTACTTTCCGTGAGCGGATTAAAGGTGTCGTTACCTTAGGTCAAACGAAAGAGAAAATTACGCATATTGCCGAACTGGCAGGGATTAGCCGCATTGAAACCGTCGATACTGCTAAGGATGCAGCGGACGCGGTGTCGCAAGCCGTTAAGCTAGCCTGGCAAATGAGTGAGCCCGGAGACATTGTTCTACTTTCACCTGCTTGTGCAAGCTGGGATATGTTCCCCTCCTATGAAGACAGGGGACGCATGTTTAAGGAGTCCGTGCATAACCTTTAA